A single region of the Oryzias melastigma strain HK-1 linkage group LG23, ASM292280v2, whole genome shotgun sequence genome encodes:
- the ucn3l gene encoding urocortin 3, like, with protein MLKTLLLLSVLCAPTSSLCLRVYPTRSGLLCNMAIGVDKSEPDYSPTDGWGSLLQSAEYLSSSSSLSAESSREKRTSSPANYRFMSRTKLRGQMLRNNGDRRSRLTLSLDVPTNIMNVLFDVAKAKNLRAKAAENARLLAQIGRRK; from the coding sequence ATGCTGAagactctgctgctgctctcggTCCTTTGCGCACCGACCTCCAGCCTGTGCCTGCGCGTCTACCCGACGCGCTCCGGTCTCCTCTGCAACATGGCAATCGGGGTCGACAAAAGCGAGCCCGACTACTCCCCAACAGACGGGTGGGGGTCCCTCCTGCAGTCCGCGGAGtacctctcctcctcctcctccttatCCGCTGAATCCAGTCGGGAAAAAAGGACTTCCAGCCCCGCAAACTACCGCTTCATGAGCCGGACCAAGCTCAGAGGGCAGATGCTGCGCAACAACGGGGACCGCAGGAGTAGACTGACGCTGTCTCTGGACGTCCCGACCAACATCATGAACGTCCTCTTCGACGTGGCCAAAGCCAAAAACCTGCGCGCAAAGGCGGCGGAGAACGCGCGTCTCCTGGCGCAGATTGGACgcagaaaatga